A genomic stretch from Glaciecola nitratireducens FR1064 includes:
- a CDS encoding glutathione peroxidase codes for MTSTFYDLDYVANNGETVPFEQYKGKVVLIVNTASKCGFTPQYDGLEALYKTHKEHGFELIGFPCDQFGHQEPGTDSDIAEFCEMRFNLSFPLSKKVEVNGNNAAPIYKLLKDEAPGILGSKRIKWNFTKFLIGKNGEVLKRYSPTTKPKQIEADITKALNA; via the coding sequence ATGACAAGTACATTCTATGATTTAGATTATGTTGCTAACAATGGCGAGACCGTTCCATTTGAGCAATACAAAGGCAAAGTCGTCCTTATTGTTAATACCGCAAGCAAATGTGGATTCACGCCTCAGTATGATGGATTAGAAGCTTTATACAAAACACATAAAGAACATGGCTTTGAGCTAATTGGTTTTCCATGCGATCAATTTGGTCATCAGGAGCCCGGCACGGATAGCGATATTGCCGAATTTTGCGAAATGCGTTTCAATCTATCATTTCCACTTTCGAAAAAAGTAGAGGTTAATGGAAACAACGCCGCACCAATCTATAAGTTATTGAAAGATGAAGCTCCGGGTATATTGGGAAGCAAACGCATAAAATGGAATTTCACTAAATTCTTGATTGGCAAAAATGGTGAAGTGTTAAAACGCTACAGCCCAACCACCAAGCCAAAGCAAATTGAAGCTGACATTACGAAAGCCTTAAACGCTTAG
- a CDS encoding methyltransferase domain-containing protein codes for MKDKKLVTPTDTFFNGIANKFDNNIYGTSKGRLRHQMLLHYLSAIIHSPESYRVLDAGGGTGMMSLEFAQAGHDVTLCDGSDEVLNIAKQRLAVTANASIEQTDILSLDYSEHFDVILCHAVLEWVQQPMMIVDKLFTQLRKGGRLSLTFFNRDAALFNNAIWGNFDYIDAGLKARNQVRLNPHNAQRPSEMIQYIKDKYPQFTIEHKAGIRCFHDYLQDRTKQVDEYDKILQLEMKYGATEPYMWLGKYFHLIIKKSE; via the coding sequence ATGAAAGATAAAAAACTAGTTACGCCAACGGATACTTTTTTTAACGGCATTGCTAATAAATTTGATAACAACATTTATGGCACCAGTAAAGGGCGTTTGCGTCATCAAATGCTGTTGCATTATTTATCGGCAATAATTCATTCACCGGAGTCCTATAGAGTTTTAGACGCGGGTGGTGGCACAGGAATGATGTCATTAGAATTTGCGCAAGCTGGCCATGATGTCACATTGTGCGATGGCTCAGACGAAGTGCTAAATATTGCGAAGCAGCGTTTAGCCGTGACAGCAAATGCGAGTATTGAACAAACAGATATACTATCACTTGATTACTCAGAGCATTTTGACGTCATACTGTGCCACGCTGTACTTGAGTGGGTGCAGCAGCCGATGATGATTGTCGACAAGTTATTTACTCAGTTACGCAAGGGCGGCCGATTGTCATTAACTTTTTTTAATCGTGATGCAGCTCTGTTTAATAATGCGATTTGGGGAAACTTTGATTATATTGATGCCGGTCTCAAAGCTCGCAATCAGGTAAGGTTAAACCCGCATAACGCGCAACGACCAAGTGAGATGATTCAATATATAAAGGATAAATACCCACAGTTTACAATTGAACACAAAGCGGGAATAAGATGTTTTCATGATTACTTACAAGACCGCACTAAGCAAGTTGATGAGTATGACAAGATACTGCAGTTAGAAATGAAGTACGGAGCAACCGAGCCCTATATGTGGCTCGGCAAATATTTTCATTTGATCATAAAGAAAAGCGAATAA
- a CDS encoding Nif3-like dinuclear metal center hexameric protein, with protein MFVKRHEFITLIDDLLLPNTVNDYCPNGLQVEGSDEINKVITGVTASQALIDEAIKRKANCILVHHGYFWKGESQTITGLKMRRIKSLLMHDINLLAYHLPIDIHPELGNNAQLGNLLQVNNIQCHPNLKPSGIVMWGELGGEVEAINFKQQLASILQREPVHVSANSDKTIKKIAWCTGGGQGYIDACAELGVDAFISGEISEQTTHSARELDIHYFAAGHHATERYGVKALGEYLSRVSNVEVEFVDIPNPA; from the coding sequence ATTTTTGTGAAGAGACATGAATTTATTACCTTAATTGACGATTTACTACTGCCAAATACGGTTAACGATTATTGCCCAAATGGACTGCAAGTGGAAGGTTCTGATGAAATTAATAAAGTCATTACCGGCGTAACAGCATCTCAGGCTCTAATTGATGAGGCAATCAAGCGCAAGGCAAACTGTATTTTGGTTCATCATGGCTATTTCTGGAAAGGGGAGTCTCAGACGATTACAGGTCTTAAAATGCGCCGTATTAAATCGCTCCTAATGCACGATATTAATTTACTAGCGTATCATTTACCCATTGATATTCATCCAGAGCTGGGAAATAACGCACAACTAGGGAATTTATTGCAGGTAAATAATATTCAGTGTCACCCCAACTTGAAGCCAAGTGGCATAGTAATGTGGGGAGAACTAGGGGGAGAGGTTGAGGCAATCAACTTTAAACAGCAATTGGCAAGTATTTTACAGCGAGAACCCGTGCATGTGAGCGCAAACTCGGATAAAACGATTAAAAAGATCGCGTGGTGCACAGGTGGGGGACAAGGCTATATTGATGCTTGTGCGGAACTAGGCGTTGATGCCTTTATTTCTGGAGAGATATCAGAGCAAACAACACACAGTGCGCGCGAACTTGATATTCACTACTTTGCTGCTGGTCACCACGCTACTGAACGCTATGGCGTAAAGGCATTAGGAGAGTATCTAAGCCGCGTGTCGAACGTCGAAGTTGAGTTTGTGGACATCCCTAATCCGGCATAG
- the sohB gene encoding protease SohB, whose product MEFLFVYGLFLAKAITIVVAIVVVVGFIVGMAAKQKQTSGNLEFESLSEHFDDIKSQAQHVLLDKDELKKAEKEEKKKQKKKSAKKGEDKKSNMFVLHFNGSMNAQEVEQLREEITAILCVASKDDEVLVNVESGGGVVHGYGLAASQLQRIKDKEIKLTVSVDKVAASGGYMMACVADHVISAPFAIIGSIGVIAQLPNFNKVLKKNDIEFEQHTAGDFKRTLTMFGENTAEGRNKFKAEIEDVHLMFKEFVQQHRPQLDIDKVATGEYWYGQRAKELNLVDELKTSDDFLMEANSRFKLFNIKYAVKKTLAQKLGFSAYQAVEQTFMRLVDAGNKLYR is encoded by the coding sequence TTGGAATTTTTATTTGTATATGGTTTGTTTTTGGCCAAAGCAATTACCATCGTTGTTGCGATAGTTGTCGTTGTTGGCTTTATTGTTGGTATGGCTGCAAAGCAGAAGCAAACCAGCGGTAACCTAGAGTTCGAGTCTTTATCTGAACATTTCGACGATATCAAAAGCCAAGCACAGCATGTTCTTTTAGATAAGGACGAGCTGAAAAAAGCTGAAAAAGAAGAAAAGAAAAAGCAGAAAAAGAAATCAGCCAAGAAAGGCGAAGATAAAAAAAGTAACATGTTCGTTTTGCACTTTAATGGCTCAATGAACGCGCAAGAGGTTGAGCAACTGCGCGAAGAAATTACCGCGATACTGTGTGTCGCAAGCAAAGATGATGAAGTGTTAGTTAACGTTGAAAGTGGTGGTGGCGTTGTGCATGGCTACGGACTTGCGGCATCTCAACTGCAGCGCATCAAAGATAAAGAAATCAAACTGACTGTCAGTGTTGATAAAGTGGCTGCGAGCGGCGGATACATGATGGCCTGCGTAGCAGACCACGTAATTAGTGCTCCGTTTGCTATTATTGGTTCAATTGGTGTTATTGCGCAGTTACCGAACTTTAATAAGGTATTGAAGAAAAACGATATTGAGTTTGAACAACATACAGCAGGGGATTTTAAGCGTACTTTAACGATGTTCGGTGAGAACACAGCGGAAGGGCGAAATAAATTCAAAGCAGAAATTGAAGACGTGCATCTTATGTTCAAAGAGTTTGTTCAGCAACATCGTCCACAGCTAGATATCGATAAAGTTGCGACAGGCGAATATTGGTATGGACAAAGAGCTAAAGAACTGAACTTGGTTGATGAGTTGAAAACGTCTGATGACTTTCTAATGGAAGCAAATAGTCGTTTTAAACTGTTCAACATCAAATATGCAGTTAAGAAGACTTTAGCACAAAAGCTTGGGTTTTCAGCATATCAAGCGGTCGAGCAAACTTTCATGAGATTAGTCGATGCAGGTAACAAGCTATATCGCTAG
- a CDS encoding acylase, translating to MNLHFGLFKQTLTVVAVAIALSGCGSDEKQYTLTQPPLPAAPSAPPAAAPVLPAFDTDGVLEANIRWTDYGVPHVTADNLEGMSFGVGYAFAQDNLCILADQIVKYNSERSKYLGPDRNPGSGDSEHLINDFGFLTVGIRELAEQNLATLSANSRAMLSGYTKGYNQYLNETGVANIDPSCAGQPWVQEIDSIDLLTYSMGVSLLPGAANFLGPMFLAAPPGENPLPTPATAALNVDSKQTLPFKIQPTISLPERNPQEMGSNGWGLGSDKTENGMGMVLGNPHFPHTGNLRFWQFHTTIPGHLNVMGGSLMGLPGAVNIGFNENVAWTHTFSTAEHFVVYQLQLDSDDASGLTHSVDGNRRTIFKKELVIDVAVAPGQTIKLKKNSYSTNYGPMIVVPGSFGWGAGGSAFAIKDANLPNYDVLDHWLAMNLAGDMNEFKQAFKDYDGVIFNNTMAASKEGEVFYIDDSTVPGLTATAVNELTTNPLLIQTKEVAGFTVLPGFASAFDFNAPVSYENAPKYEGTDYVQNSNDSFWLTNFENPITGVSPLYGKVGNQQSLRSRMAHKLLNQASGSDGKFNMMEVEEALFSNRSYLSEDIFTEILSICQSNREVDFDVNGRTVTLGEGCDAMSAWDATMNVDSVGAHVFREFAFQFRRNPQWAVAYDADDVLNTPRGLKYNSTTLMQLATAIDKIERAGIALDATLGEVQFVEKGTAEGLPSGERFPWGGAHNVEGGFNVFDARTSNNGTELPSHTYPMMDNTSILSADAKGYHITYGSSWMFIANFTEDGPVARGLLSYSQSHNPESEQSDDQTKLYSSQPQLRPLRFTEADIAANLVKEMNVSNAPQE from the coding sequence ATGAACTTACACTTTGGGTTATTCAAACAAACACTTACGGTTGTTGCTGTTGCAATAGCGCTATCTGGCTGCGGGAGCGATGAAAAGCAATATACATTGACTCAGCCGCCGTTACCGGCTGCTCCATCAGCACCTCCAGCCGCTGCACCTGTTTTACCTGCATTTGACACTGACGGCGTTTTAGAAGCAAATATTCGTTGGACAGACTATGGTGTTCCTCATGTTACTGCTGACAATCTTGAAGGCATGTCATTTGGTGTGGGTTATGCGTTTGCACAGGATAACTTGTGTATCTTAGCCGACCAAATCGTCAAATATAATTCTGAACGTTCCAAATACCTAGGTCCAGACAGAAATCCTGGCAGCGGCGATTCAGAACACCTTATTAATGACTTCGGATTCTTGACCGTTGGCATTCGTGAACTCGCAGAGCAAAATTTAGCAACTCTCAGCGCTAATAGTCGCGCAATGCTGAGTGGCTACACAAAAGGGTACAACCAATACCTAAACGAAACAGGTGTTGCGAATATTGATCCTAGCTGCGCTGGTCAACCGTGGGTGCAGGAAATTGACAGTATCGATTTACTAACTTACTCGATGGGCGTTTCACTTCTACCTGGAGCAGCAAATTTCCTCGGTCCAATGTTTCTAGCCGCTCCTCCAGGAGAGAATCCATTACCAACGCCTGCAACAGCAGCCCTTAATGTAGATTCAAAGCAAACACTTCCATTTAAGATTCAGCCTACAATCAGCTTACCAGAACGTAATCCACAAGAAATGGGATCGAACGGTTGGGGCTTAGGATCGGATAAGACTGAAAATGGTATGGGCATGGTGCTGGGTAATCCTCATTTCCCACATACCGGTAATTTACGCTTTTGGCAATTTCATACTACTATTCCTGGTCATTTAAATGTGATGGGTGGCTCATTGATGGGCTTGCCCGGCGCGGTCAATATTGGTTTCAATGAAAACGTTGCGTGGACCCACACTTTCTCTACAGCAGAGCACTTTGTGGTTTATCAACTTCAACTAGATTCCGATGACGCTAGTGGTCTAACGCATTCTGTTGATGGTAATAGACGAACTATCTTCAAGAAAGAACTGGTTATTGATGTTGCTGTTGCACCAGGACAAACAATTAAACTTAAGAAGAATTCTTACTCAACTAACTATGGCCCAATGATTGTAGTTCCAGGGAGTTTTGGATGGGGAGCAGGCGGTTCAGCATTTGCTATAAAAGATGCTAATTTACCTAATTATGATGTTCTGGATCATTGGTTAGCAATGAATTTAGCTGGCGATATGAATGAGTTTAAACAAGCATTCAAGGACTACGATGGCGTTATTTTCAATAACACTATGGCCGCGTCTAAAGAGGGTGAAGTTTTCTATATTGACGATTCAACAGTGCCAGGTTTAACGGCAACAGCCGTGAATGAACTGACAACTAATCCTCTGTTAATCCAAACCAAAGAAGTAGCTGGTTTTACGGTACTGCCGGGTTTTGCAAGCGCGTTTGATTTCAATGCACCGGTCTCCTATGAAAATGCACCTAAGTATGAAGGCACAGATTATGTGCAAAATTCAAATGATAGCTTTTGGTTAACTAACTTTGAGAATCCAATTACTGGCGTTTCGCCATTATACGGTAAGGTGGGCAACCAACAGTCTTTGCGTTCAAGAATGGCGCATAAGCTTCTTAATCAAGCGTCGGGCTCTGACGGCAAATTCAACATGATGGAAGTTGAAGAGGCGTTGTTTAGTAATCGTTCTTATCTCAGTGAGGATATTTTTACTGAGATTTTATCTATATGCCAATCAAACAGAGAGGTTGATTTCGATGTTAATGGGCGTACGGTTACTTTAGGTGAAGGTTGTGACGCAATGAGTGCTTGGGACGCGACAATGAATGTTGATAGTGTCGGCGCTCACGTCTTTAGAGAGTTTGCATTTCAATTTAGACGCAATCCTCAGTGGGCCGTTGCTTATGATGCAGACGACGTTCTCAATACGCCAAGAGGCTTAAAGTATAACTCCACTACACTGATGCAATTAGCGACTGCAATCGACAAAATTGAACGTGCCGGCATCGCATTAGATGCGACATTGGGCGAAGTTCAGTTTGTTGAGAAAGGCACTGCAGAAGGTCTACCGAGTGGCGAACGCTTCCCATGGGGCGGAGCGCACAACGTAGAGGGTGGTTTTAATGTATTTGATGCAAGAACCTCTAACAATGGTACTGAACTGCCTAGTCATACCTATCCTATGATGGACAATACATCGATATTGAGTGCTGATGCTAAGGGTTACCATATAACTTACGGGAGTAGCTGGATGTTTATAGCTAACTTTACGGAAGATGGTCCTGTTGCTCGTGGTCTTTTAAGTTACTCACAATCGCATAATCCTGAGTCGGAGCAATCTGATGATCAAACCAAACTTTATTCTTCTCAACCGCAATTGCGTCCATTGCGCTTTACTGAGGCAGATATCGCAGCGAATTTGGTTAAAGAGATGAATGTTAGTAATGCACCTCAAGAGTAA
- a CDS encoding VolA/Pla-1 family phospholipase: MNKLLISTSVLAALGLAGCGSDTLEEINTEATPQTPFSRIVFDPANGNLNIPNDLLMLPGDDGFFDYTLNIPVADPTNFGDPQNALNILDGWSTNQPFVIDVETPPNASLDASTLSAGVHLYEATLGLNQQDADCAAIPIPSAGCKVGDKLAFGVDYVLSLADNNTIAFVPLKPLKAAQGYLLVMTEDLKDSSGKPVKGSTTWDLVSQDIDTNPLATESQLSLQNLINLHLDSLSNAGVQTDNVTYVSAFTTQSISTVLDTVKQLMIAEFAGRAAAGDPTAGEALPAIVTRDVESGTNTMEALGLVSNQLVAGAVQQGIDGLPAEAAALIPAINAADFSTFTTCSGLLVSAGGGFGNDIPQVNEFAAGVATGILGQVGQFCAASRYEGNISLPYYSAIPSAENPLAPVNRFWTAACDSGIVLANAGSALATAQPGPNAALCTQVGLADVRINGELLDRDRNLTKFNPVPQLKGGNQGFETLDVQVTVPNPQVAAALGFDIAKPDAGWPVVMLAHGITSQKEDMLAVTGALSLAGFATFAIDQPIHGSRGFDLDGDGNDDLNATTVSATHYLNLGVLPTGRDNLRQSVSDLLGLRLGLNAVVDTTASQSVDIDTSNVSIFGVSLGAITGGNFASIANTGFAGPLAAFDSMFAIQSATLESPGGGTANFLLESAAFGPLIKGLLLSQGSPDFQAFLISTFGSVNVSEAELVGAVNGFLAALTPEQLAGANALFAQFSFAAQTMIDSADPINYFTNLASNTPVLMQTVIGDGGENLPDQVIPVTTALPLAGQQALANIMGLQQISVTASGGTSPISGIVKFVEGAHASSLNPARSPAVTAEMQRELANYVGSGATVIVITNEDVVAN, encoded by the coding sequence ATGAATAAATTGTTAATCAGCACCAGTGTTTTGGCCGCCTTAGGCCTAGCTGGCTGCGGCAGCGACACTTTGGAAGAAATTAATACCGAAGCAACGCCACAAACTCCTTTTTCGCGTATCGTCTTTGATCCGGCGAACGGTAACTTAAACATTCCAAATGACTTATTAATGCTGCCAGGGGATGATGGCTTTTTCGATTACACACTGAATATCCCAGTCGCTGATCCTACTAATTTTGGCGATCCTCAAAATGCATTGAATATTCTCGACGGTTGGTCAACTAACCAGCCTTTCGTTATTGATGTTGAAACACCACCTAATGCTTCACTAGATGCATCAACGTTGAGTGCAGGCGTACATTTATACGAAGCGACACTTGGCTTAAATCAACAAGACGCTGATTGCGCTGCTATTCCAATTCCTAGCGCGGGCTGTAAAGTAGGCGACAAACTAGCGTTTGGTGTTGACTACGTTCTGAGCCTAGCTGATAACAACACAATTGCTTTTGTACCTTTAAAGCCACTGAAAGCGGCGCAAGGCTATTTGTTAGTGATGACTGAGGACCTTAAAGATTCATCGGGTAAGCCGGTAAAAGGTTCTACTACTTGGGATTTAGTATCTCAAGACATCGATACTAATCCTCTTGCGACCGAATCTCAGTTGAGCCTACAAAACTTGATCAATCTGCATCTTGATTCACTGTCAAACGCTGGCGTTCAGACTGACAACGTTACTTATGTTTCAGCATTCACAACTCAGTCAATTTCTACGGTACTCGACACCGTCAAGCAACTGATGATTGCTGAATTTGCAGGTAGAGCTGCCGCAGGCGACCCTACAGCAGGAGAAGCACTCCCAGCGATAGTAACAAGAGATGTTGAATCAGGCACAAACACAATGGAAGCCTTGGGTTTGGTTTCCAATCAGCTTGTAGCTGGTGCAGTACAACAAGGTATTGATGGCTTACCGGCAGAAGCCGCAGCGCTCATCCCCGCGATTAATGCAGCTGATTTTTCAACGTTCACTACATGCTCTGGTTTGTTGGTTAGTGCTGGAGGTGGTTTTGGTAACGATATTCCTCAAGTAAATGAATTTGCCGCGGGTGTTGCGACAGGGATTTTAGGTCAAGTAGGGCAATTTTGTGCTGCGAGTAGATATGAAGGTAACATTTCATTGCCTTACTACTCAGCAATCCCCAGTGCCGAAAATCCATTAGCGCCAGTCAACAGATTCTGGACTGCCGCATGTGACAGTGGCATCGTTTTAGCTAACGCCGGTTCTGCATTGGCAACGGCTCAGCCGGGTCCAAATGCAGCATTGTGTACTCAAGTCGGTTTGGCTGATGTAAGAATTAATGGTGAGTTACTCGATCGCGACCGTAACTTAACTAAGTTCAACCCTGTTCCACAGTTGAAGGGCGGAAATCAAGGTTTTGAAACCTTAGATGTGCAGGTAACTGTACCTAATCCTCAGGTGGCTGCTGCTCTTGGTTTTGATATTGCAAAGCCAGACGCTGGTTGGCCTGTGGTTATGTTAGCTCACGGCATTACATCACAAAAAGAAGATATGCTTGCCGTCACAGGTGCCTTATCTTTGGCAGGTTTTGCTACTTTTGCAATCGACCAACCAATACACGGCTCACGTGGCTTTGACTTAGACGGTGATGGTAACGATGATTTAAATGCAACAACTGTCAGTGCAACGCACTACCTTAACCTAGGTGTATTACCGACAGGAAGAGACAACTTGCGTCAAAGTGTATCTGATTTATTAGGTCTCAGATTGGGCTTAAATGCGGTTGTTGATACAACAGCATCACAATCAGTTGATATTGATACATCTAATGTTTCAATCTTTGGTGTTTCTCTTGGTGCAATCACTGGCGGTAACTTTGCGTCTATCGCAAACACTGGTTTTGCAGGTCCGCTAGCTGCCTTTGACAGCATGTTTGCAATACAATCTGCAACCTTAGAGTCTCCAGGCGGTGGTACAGCAAACTTCCTGCTAGAATCAGCGGCGTTTGGTCCGTTAATCAAAGGATTGCTATTGTCACAAGGCTCGCCAGATTTTCAAGCATTCTTAATCAGCACATTTGGCTCCGTTAATGTGTCAGAGGCTGAATTAGTAGGTGCGGTGAACGGGTTTTTAGCAGCATTAACGCCAGAGCAGCTTGCTGGTGCCAATGCATTGTTTGCTCAATTCTCTTTTGCAGCTCAAACGATGATTGATTCAGCAGATCCTATTAATTACTTTACTAATTTAGCAAGCAACACCCCAGTGCTGATGCAAACTGTGATTGGTGATGGTGGTGAGAATCTGCCTGACCAAGTTATTCCTGTAACGACAGCATTGCCTTTGGCGGGTCAGCAGGCCTTAGCGAATATCATGGGATTACAACAAATATCAGTCACGGCTAGTGGTGGCACAAGCCCAATTAGCGGTATTGTAAAATTTGTTGAAGGCGCTCATGCGAGCAGCTTAAACCCTGCTAGAAGCCCAGCTGTAACAGCAGAAATGCAGCGAGAGCTAGCAAATTATGTTGGTTCGGGTGCGACTGTGATTGTTATTACCAATGAAGACGTAGTTGCCAATTAA
- a CDS encoding YciK family oxidoreductase, with product MQSITENAALQYKPANNALENKVVIVTGAGDGIGKQAAITFAKHGAELILLGKTVSKLESTYDEIINNGGVTPAIVPIDFKGATPKHYQEMVASIEGQYKKIDVVLFNASVLGNLCPFEEIKESEFLEVNQVNLNSQFFMTQALLPLLKLNKSASVIYTTSSVGRNGRAYWGTYSISKFATEGMMQVLADEYKNTGVRFNCINPGATRTTMRAKAFPGEKPDSLKTPSDIMPSYLYLASDDSKGVNGQSLDCQPK from the coding sequence ATGCAATCAATTACAGAAAACGCTGCGCTTCAATATAAACCTGCAAACAATGCATTGGAAAATAAGGTAGTTATCGTGACAGGTGCTGGTGACGGTATTGGCAAACAAGCCGCTATTACTTTCGCAAAACACGGTGCTGAACTAATTTTACTGGGCAAAACCGTGTCAAAGTTAGAAAGCACCTACGATGAGATAATCAATAATGGCGGCGTAACACCAGCCATCGTGCCAATCGATTTTAAAGGTGCCACTCCTAAGCACTATCAGGAAATGGTCGCCAGTATTGAAGGGCAGTATAAAAAAATTGATGTCGTGTTATTTAATGCCAGTGTTCTTGGCAATTTATGCCCGTTTGAAGAAATTAAAGAGTCAGAATTTTTAGAGGTTAATCAGGTTAACCTGAACAGTCAGTTTTTTATGACTCAAGCCCTACTGCCGCTGCTAAAATTGAATAAGTCAGCCTCCGTTATCTACACAACATCGTCAGTTGGTCGAAATGGACGCGCTTACTGGGGAACTTACAGTATTTCCAAATTTGCAACAGAGGGCATGATGCAGGTGCTTGCAGACGAATATAAAAACACAGGTGTTCGATTTAATTGCATCAACCCTGGAGCGACGAGAACGACAATGCGAGCAAAAGCGTTTCCTGGTGAAAAGCCCGATTCATTGAAAACCCCAAGTGATATCATGCCTAGCTATTTATACTTAGCCTCTGATGACAGTAAAGGCGTGAATGGTCAATCGTTAGACTGCCAGCCTAAGTAG
- the glnS gene encoding glutamine--tRNA ligase, whose protein sequence is MAEIEHRPSNFIRQIIDKDLQSGLHSSVATRFPPEPNGYLHIGHAKSICLNFGIAQDYQGTCNLRFDDTNPEKEDIDFVNSIKHDVSWLGFEWNGKERYSSNYFDQLHGFAVELIQKGLAYVDFSPQEKMREMRGTLTQPGINSPYRDTSPEENLTLFAKMRAGEFKEGECSLRAKIDMTSSFMCMRDPVIYRVKFAHHHQTGDKWCIYPMYDFTHCISDAIEGISHSLCTLEFQDNRRLYDWVIENISIDCTPRQYEFSRLNLEYTVLSKRKLIQLVEEHHVSGWDDPRMPTIAGIRRRGYTPSSVREFCLRIGVTKMDNMVEMSMLEACIRDELNANAPRRMAVIEPLKVIIENYPEEQVEWLDAPNHPSDESMGTRKVPFSKVLWIEKEDFKESANKKFKRLVLDKEVRLRNAYFLRADRCDVDENGEVTTVYCTYDPTTLGTDPEDGRKAKGVIHWVSAAKGKQADIRLYDRLFTVPNPAAEEEFTATINPESLIVKKGFVEPSLATAEIAQAFQFERTGYFCIDKDSKPDALVINRTVELRDTWAKMNQ, encoded by the coding sequence ATGGCCGAGATTGAGCATCGACCGTCCAATTTTATCAGACAAATTATCGATAAAGATTTGCAAAGTGGCTTGCATTCTAGCGTAGCTACTCGCTTTCCACCTGAGCCAAATGGTTATTTACACATTGGCCATGCTAAGTCTATTTGCCTAAATTTTGGAATTGCTCAGGATTATCAAGGAACGTGTAATTTACGATTTGATGATACTAACCCAGAAAAAGAAGACATTGATTTCGTTAACTCTATCAAACACGATGTTAGCTGGCTTGGTTTCGAGTGGAATGGTAAAGAGCGTTATTCATCCAATTATTTCGATCAATTACACGGCTTTGCAGTTGAGCTCATTCAAAAAGGCTTAGCTTACGTTGACTTTAGTCCGCAAGAAAAGATGCGTGAGATGCGTGGAACATTAACTCAGCCAGGCATCAACAGCCCCTACAGGGATACTAGCCCTGAAGAAAATTTGACGCTTTTTGCAAAAATGCGAGCGGGTGAATTTAAAGAAGGCGAGTGTAGCCTGCGCGCTAAAATTGATATGACGTCATCCTTTATGTGTATGCGTGACCCGGTAATCTACCGTGTGAAATTTGCTCATCATCATCAAACAGGAGACAAGTGGTGCATTTACCCGATGTATGACTTTACTCACTGTATTTCTGATGCGATAGAGGGAATTAGCCATTCGTTGTGTACGCTTGAATTTCAAGACAATCGACGTCTTTACGATTGGGTCATAGAAAATATTTCAATTGACTGCACGCCAAGACAGTATGAGTTTTCTCGCCTTAATTTAGAATACACGGTGTTGAGCAAACGTAAACTGATCCAATTGGTTGAAGAGCATCACGTTAGTGGTTGGGACGATCCTCGGATGCCGACAATAGCTGGTATTCGCAGACGCGGCTACACGCCATCTTCCGTGCGAGAGTTTTGCCTGCGCATTGGTGTCACTAAAATGGATAACATGGTTGAGATGAGTATGCTCGAAGCATGTATTCGTGACGAACTCAACGCAAACGCACCTCGCAGAATGGCAGTAATAGAACCGTTGAAAGTGATTATTGAAAACTATCCAGAGGAACAAGTTGAATGGCTTGATGCACCTAACCATCCTTCTGATGAGTCGATGGGAACGCGCAAAGTGCCATTCAGCAAAGTACTGTGGATAGAAAAAGAAGACTTCAAAGAATCAGCAAATAAGAAATTCAAACGTTTGGTCCTTGATAAAGAAGTGCGATTACGCAATGCATATTTCTTGAGAGCCGATCGTTGTGATGTTGACGAAAACGGTGAAGTGACGACAGTATATTGTACATATGACCCGACAACGCTAGGTACAGACCCAGAGGATGGCCGCAAAGCTAAGGGCGTAATTCACTGGGTTAGTGCTGCTAAAGGTAAGCAAGCCGACATTCGATTGTATGATCGTTTGTTTACTGTGCCCAACCCAGCGGCGGAAGAAGAGTTTACTGCAACGATTAACCCTGAATCCTTGATTGTTAAGAAAGGTTTTGTTGAACCGTCTCTCGCAACGGCCGAAATTGCACAAGCGTTTCAGTTCGAGAGAACAGGTTATTTCTGTATTGATAAAGACAGCAAGCCAGACGCTTTAGTTATTAACAGAACGGTTGAGCTCCGTGATACATGGGCAAAAATGAATCAGTAA